The Prinia subflava isolate CZ2003 ecotype Zambia chromosome 15, Cam_Psub_1.2, whole genome shotgun sequence genome contains a region encoding:
- the MAN2A2 gene encoding alpha-mannosidase 2x isoform X2: MKLKKQVTVCGAAIFCVAVFSLYLMLDRVQHDPTRHQSGGNFPRSQISVLQNRIEQLEQLLEENHEIISHIKDSVLELTAHAEGQPALPQQPLNGSWVLPPESRPSFLSVSPQDCQFALGGKGQSPDLQMLAVYSLLPFDNQDGGVWKQGFDITYEPNEWDTEPLQVFVVPHSHNDPGWIKTFDKYYYDQTQHILNSMVLKMQEDPRRRFIWSEISFFAKWWDNISAQKRAAVRRLVGNGQLEMVTGGWVMADEANSHYFAMIDQLIEGHQWLEKNIGVTPRSGWAVDPFGYSSTMPYLLKRSNLTGMLIQRVHYAIKKHFAATQNLEFMWRQTWDPDSSTDIFCHMMPFYSYDVPHTCGPDPKICCQFDFKRLPGGRINCPWKVPPRAITDANVAERAQLLLDQYRKKSKLYRSKVLLVPLGDDFRYDKPQEWDAQFLNYQRIFDFLNSRPDLHVQAQFGTLSDYFDALYKKVGIVPGMRPPGFPVLTGDFFSYADREDHYWTGYFTSRPFYKSLDRVLEAHLRGAEILYSLALAHARRASADGRYPLSDYALLSNARRNLGLFQHHDAIAGTAKEAVAVDYGVRLLHSLTNLKHVIINAAHYLVLGDKDTYRHDPAAPFLGMDETRSSQDSLPEKTVIKLDTSPRFLVVFNPLEQERLSVVPVLVDSPHVRVLSEEGQPLPSQLSAMWNSATDVVPDVYQVSVLARLPALGLRVLQLQKSLDGHATPKSSTRLYLHGRDVPVRKPKAVPLHIFPAAADDFCLENQHLQACFLGRTGLLQSLRQEGEEQGHRVSSEFLIYGTRTSKDKSGAYLFLPDGEAKPYAPKDPPVVRVTEGPLFSEVASYYQHVQTVVRLYNVPGVEGLSLDVSCLVDIRDHINKELALRFSTDIESDDTFFTDLNGFQIQPRRYQRKLPLQANFYPMPTMAYIQDTQSRLTLLTAQALGVSSLHSGQLEVILDRRLMQDDNRGLGQGLKDNKLTCNRFRLLLERRSTANKSSGFFSKLVSMFKALSFSGTRTGSPEVQDERPISFPSLLSHITSMHLNAEALVMPVALEKPALPALRSFVPLATTVPCDFHILNLRMLQAEDDSLPSAEAALILHRKGFDCSLKAKNLGFNCTTSQGKLALGGLFQGLELGSLQATSLTLMYPLGTASNSTNIHLDPMEIATFRIRLG, from the exons ATGAAGCTGAAGAAGCAGGTGACAGTGTGTGGAGCTGCCATCTTCTGCGTGGCCGTGTTCTCCCTCTACTTGATGCTGGACCGGGTACAGCATGACCCCACACGACACCAGAGTGGGGGCAACTTCCCCAGG AGCCAGATCTCGGTGCTGCAGAACCGGATCgaacagctggagcagctgctggaggagaacCATGAGATCATCAGCCACATTAAGGACTCAGTGCTGGAGCTGACAGCCCATGCGGAGGGGCAGCCAGCATTGCCCCAACAGCCCCTGAACGGCTCCTGGGTGCTCCCCCCTGAGAGTCGCCCAAGTTtcctctctgtgtccccacaaGACTGCCAGTTTGCTCTGGGGGGCAAAGgacagagcccagacctgcag ATGCTGGCTGTGTACTCCCTGCTGCCGTTTGACAACCAGGATGGCGGTGTCTGGAAGCAGGGCTTTGACATCACCTACGAGCCCAATGAGTGGGACACGGAGCCCCTACAGGTGTTTGTGGTGCCGCACTCCCACAATGACCCAG gctggatCAAGACTTTCGACAAGTACTACTACGACCAGACGCAGCACATCCTCAACAGCATGGTGCTGAAGATGCAGGAGGACCCGCGCCGGCGCTTCATCTGGTCAGAGATCTCCTTCTTTGCCAAGTGGTGGGACAACATCAGTGCCCAGAAGCGGGCTGCTGTGCGCAG GCTGGTGGGTAATGGGCAGCTGGAGATGGTGACAGGTGGCTGGGTGATGGCTGATGAGGCCAATTCCCACTACTTCGCCATGATTGACCAGCTAATCGAGGGGCACCAGTGGCTGGAGAAGAACATCG GTGTGACACCGCGGTCAGGCTGGGCCGTAGACCCCTTCGGGTACAGCTCCACCATGCCCTATCTGCTGAAGCGCTCCAACCTGACGGGCATGCTCATCCAGCGCGTGCACTACGCCATCAAGAAGCACTTTGCTGCCACCCAGAACCTGGAGTTTATGTGGAGACAGACGTGGG ATCCAGACAGCAGCACCGACATCTTCTGCCACATGATGCCCTTCTACAGCTACGATGTGCCCCACACCTGTGGCCCGGACCCCAAGATCTGCTGCCAGTTTGACTTCAAGCGCTTGCCTGGAGGCCGGATCAACTGCCCCTGGAAGGTGCCTCCACGCGCCATCACCGACGCAAACGTGGCAGAGCG agcccagctgctgctggaccagTACCGCAAGAAGTCCAAGCTGTACCGCAgcaaggtgctgctggtgccccTGGGAGATGACTTCCGCTATGACAAGCCACAGGAGTGGGACGCCCAGTTCCTCAACTACCAGCGCATCTTTGACTTTCTCAACTCCCGGCCTGACCTCCATGTCCAG GCACAGTTTGGCACGCTCTCTGACTACTTTGATGCGCTGTACAAGAAAGTGGGCATTGTGCCAGGGATGAGGCCACCCGGCTTCCCAGTTTTGACTGGGGATTTCTTCTCGTATGCGGACCGGGAGGATCACTACTGGACAGGATACTTCACCTCCCGGCCGTTCTACAAGAGCCTGGACCGGGTGCTGGAGGCCCACCTCCG GGGGGCAGAGATCCTGTATAGCCTGGCACTCGCCCATGCCCGCCGTGCCAGCGCTGATGGCAGGTACCCACTCTCTGACTACGCCCTCCTGAGCAACGCTCGCCGCAACCTGGGCCTCTTCCAGCACCACGATGCCATCGCCGGCACCGCCAAGGAGGCTGTGGCCGTGGACTATGGAGTCCG gctgctccactCCCTCACCAACCTCAAGCATGTCATCATCAATGCTGCACACTACCTTGTGCTGGGGGACAAGGACACATACCGCCATGACCCGGCTGCACCGTTCCTTGGCATG GATGAGACACGCTCCAGCCAGGACTCTCTCCCAGAGAAGACAGTGATCAAACTGGACACCTCACCTCG GTTCCTGGTGGTGTTCAACCCGCTGGAGCAGGAGCGCCTGAGCGTGGTGCCGGTGCTGGTGGACTCCCCGCACGTGCGTGTGCTCTCCGAggaggggcagcccctgccctcccagctcagtgcaATGTGGAACTCTGCCACTGATGTGGTGCCTGATGTCTACCAG GTGTCTGTCCTGGCCCGCCTGCCCGCACTGGGGCTGCgcgtgctgcagctgcagaagtcCTTGGATGGCCATGCCACGCCAAAGTCCTCCACGCGCCTCTACCTACATGGCCGGGACGTGCCCGTGCGTAAGCCCAAGGCTGTGCCCCTGCACATCTTCCCGGCTGCTGCTGACGACTTCTGCCTGGAGAACCAGCACCTGCAGGCCTGCTTCTTGGGGCGCACGGGCCTGTTGCAG AGCCTCCGCCAAGagggggaggagcaggggcacAGGGTGAGCAGTGAATTTCTCATCTACGGTACCAGGACCTCCAAGGACAAAAGTGGGGCCTATCTCTTCCTGCCTGACGGCGAGGCCAAG ccctaCGCTCCCAAGGACCCCCCAGTGGTGCGGGTGACAGAGGGACCCCTCTTCTCAGAGGTTGCCAGCTACTACCAGCATGTCCAGACCGTGGTGCGGCTGTACAATGTGCCAG GAGTGGAGGGCCTGTCCCTGGATGTGTCCTGCCTGGTGGACATCCGTGACCACATCAACAAGGAGCTGGCCCTGCGCTTCAGCACTGACATTGAGAGTGATGACACCTTCTTCACGGACCTCAATGGTTTCCAG ATCCAGCCCCGCAGGTACCAGCGGAAGCTGCCACTGCAGGCCAACTTCTACCCAATGCCCACCATGGCCTACATTCAGGACACGCAGAGCCGCCTGACACTGCTCACGGCCCAGGCCCTGGGGGTCTCCAGCCTCCACAGTG GCCAGCTGGAGGTGATCCTGGACCGGCGTCTCATGCAGGATGACAACCGGGGCCTGGGCCAGGGGCTGAAGGACAACAAGCTTACCTGCAACCGGTTCCGGCTCCTCCTGGAGCGCCGCAGCACTGCCAACAAG AGCTCCGGCTTCTTTTCCAAACTGGTCTCCATGTTTAAAGCCTTGAGCTTCTCTGGCACCAGGACTGGCAGCCCTGAG GTGCAGGATGAGCGCCCCATCagcttcccctccctgctgagccacaTCACCTCCATGCACCTGAATGCTGAGGCCTTGGTCATGCCGGTGGCGCTGGAgaagccagccctgccagccctgcgcTCCTTTGTGCCCCTTGCCACCACCGTTCCTTGCGACTTCCACATCCTCAACCTGCggatgctgcaggcagag gatgaCTCACTACCATCAGCTGAGGCAGCACTGATCCTGCACCGCAAAGGCTTTGACTGCAGCCTGAAGGCTAAGAACCTGGGCTTCAACTGCACCACCAGCCAGGGCAAG CTGGCTCTGGGAGGCCTGttccaggggctggagctgggctctctgcaggcCACCTCACTGACACTGATGTACCCGCTGGGCACAGCCTCCAACAGCACCAACATCCACCTGGACCCCATGGAAATCGCCACGTTCCGCATCCGCCTGGGGTAG
- the LOC134558495 gene encoding protein shisa-like-1: MLDGHLLQLLLITALFPSILGTVSVQNLHLCEGYLGPDGRSHPGFYCPRLTDPPGHRYCCQPSPGALKSCCSQLALEALTGVNLSSLASPGLLRNPLALPFVGLYGLLVLLLMAIDLCHFYWSRRCHLRHLLPCACRVPRGASRGHLAGTRPSHGAARLIRPSRGC; this comes from the exons ATGCTGGATGGgcacctgctccagctgctccttatCACAGCTCTGTTCCCCAGCATCCTTGGGACAG TCTCAGTGCAGAACCTGCACCTCTGCGAGGGCTACCTGGGCCCTGATGGCCGCTCCCACCCTGGCTTCTACTGCCCGCGGCTGACAGACCCCCCCGGCCACCGCTACTgttgccagcccagcccaggcgCTCTCAAGTCCTGCTGCTCTCAACTGGCCCTGGAAGCCCTCACTGGAGTGAACCTCTCCAGCCTGGCAAGCCCTGGTCTACTCCG GAACCCGCTGGCTCTGCCTTTCGTGGGGCTCTATGGGCTCCTTGTCCTCCTGCTTATGGCCATCGACCTCTGCCACTTCTACTGGTCCCGACGGTGCCACCTCCGCcacctgctgccctgtgcctgtcGTGTGCCCCGTGGAGCCTCGAGGGGTCACCTGGCCGGCACCCGGCCTTCCCACGGTGCCGCCAGACTGATACGGCCCAGCCGGGGCTGCTGA
- the MAN2A2 gene encoding alpha-mannosidase 2x isoform X1, translated as MKLKKQVTVCGAAIFCVAVFSLYLMLDRVQHDPTRHQSGGNFPRSQISVLQNRIEQLEQLLEENHEIISHIKDSVLELTAHAEGQPALPQQPLNGSWVLPPESRPSFLSVSPQDCQFALGGKGQSPDLQMLAVYSLLPFDNQDGGVWKQGFDITYEPNEWDTEPLQVFVVPHSHNDPGWIKTFDKYYYDQTQHILNSMVLKMQEDPRRRFIWSEISFFAKWWDNISAQKRAAVRRLVGNGQLEMVTGGWVMADEANSHYFAMIDQLIEGHQWLEKNIGVTPRSGWAVDPFGYSSTMPYLLKRSNLTGMLIQRVHYAIKKHFAATQNLEFMWRQTWDPDSSTDIFCHMMPFYSYDVPHTCGPDPKICCQFDFKRLPGGRINCPWKVPPRAITDANVAERAQLLLDQYRKKSKLYRSKVLLVPLGDDFRYDKPQEWDAQFLNYQRIFDFLNSRPDLHVQAQFGTLSDYFDALYKKVGIVPGMRPPGFPVLTGDFFSYADREDHYWTGYFTSRPFYKSLDRVLEAHLRGAEILYSLALAHARRASADGRYPLSDYALLSNARRNLGLFQHHDAIAGTAKEAVAVDYGVRLLHSLTNLKHVIINAAHYLVLGDKDTYRHDPAAPFLGMDETRSSQDSLPEKTVIKLDTSPRFLVVFNPLEQERLSVVPVLVDSPHVRVLSEEGQPLPSQLSAMWNSATDVVPDVYQVSVLARLPALGLRVLQLQKSLDGHATPKSSTRLYLHGRDVPVRKPKAVPLHIFPAAADDFCLENQHLQACFLGRTGLLQSLRQEGEEQGHRVSSEFLIYGTRTSKDKSGAYLFLPDGEAKPYAPKDPPVVRVTEGPLFSEVASYYQHVQTVVRLYNVPGVEGLSLDVSCLVDIRDHINKELALRFSTDIESDDTFFTDLNGFQIQPRRYQRKLPLQANFYPMPTMAYIQDTQSRLTLLTAQALGVSSLHSGQLEVILDRRLMQDDNRGLGQGLKDNKLTCNRFRLLLERRSTANKVQDERPISFPSLLSHITSMHLNAEALVMPVALEKPALPALRSFVPLATTVPCDFHILNLRMLQAEDDSLPSAEAALILHRKGFDCSLKAKNLGFNCTTSQGKLALGGLFQGLELGSLQATSLTLMYPLGTASNSTNIHLDPMEIATFRIRLG; from the exons ATGAAGCTGAAGAAGCAGGTGACAGTGTGTGGAGCTGCCATCTTCTGCGTGGCCGTGTTCTCCCTCTACTTGATGCTGGACCGGGTACAGCATGACCCCACACGACACCAGAGTGGGGGCAACTTCCCCAGG AGCCAGATCTCGGTGCTGCAGAACCGGATCgaacagctggagcagctgctggaggagaacCATGAGATCATCAGCCACATTAAGGACTCAGTGCTGGAGCTGACAGCCCATGCGGAGGGGCAGCCAGCATTGCCCCAACAGCCCCTGAACGGCTCCTGGGTGCTCCCCCCTGAGAGTCGCCCAAGTTtcctctctgtgtccccacaaGACTGCCAGTTTGCTCTGGGGGGCAAAGgacagagcccagacctgcag ATGCTGGCTGTGTACTCCCTGCTGCCGTTTGACAACCAGGATGGCGGTGTCTGGAAGCAGGGCTTTGACATCACCTACGAGCCCAATGAGTGGGACACGGAGCCCCTACAGGTGTTTGTGGTGCCGCACTCCCACAATGACCCAG gctggatCAAGACTTTCGACAAGTACTACTACGACCAGACGCAGCACATCCTCAACAGCATGGTGCTGAAGATGCAGGAGGACCCGCGCCGGCGCTTCATCTGGTCAGAGATCTCCTTCTTTGCCAAGTGGTGGGACAACATCAGTGCCCAGAAGCGGGCTGCTGTGCGCAG GCTGGTGGGTAATGGGCAGCTGGAGATGGTGACAGGTGGCTGGGTGATGGCTGATGAGGCCAATTCCCACTACTTCGCCATGATTGACCAGCTAATCGAGGGGCACCAGTGGCTGGAGAAGAACATCG GTGTGACACCGCGGTCAGGCTGGGCCGTAGACCCCTTCGGGTACAGCTCCACCATGCCCTATCTGCTGAAGCGCTCCAACCTGACGGGCATGCTCATCCAGCGCGTGCACTACGCCATCAAGAAGCACTTTGCTGCCACCCAGAACCTGGAGTTTATGTGGAGACAGACGTGGG ATCCAGACAGCAGCACCGACATCTTCTGCCACATGATGCCCTTCTACAGCTACGATGTGCCCCACACCTGTGGCCCGGACCCCAAGATCTGCTGCCAGTTTGACTTCAAGCGCTTGCCTGGAGGCCGGATCAACTGCCCCTGGAAGGTGCCTCCACGCGCCATCACCGACGCAAACGTGGCAGAGCG agcccagctgctgctggaccagTACCGCAAGAAGTCCAAGCTGTACCGCAgcaaggtgctgctggtgccccTGGGAGATGACTTCCGCTATGACAAGCCACAGGAGTGGGACGCCCAGTTCCTCAACTACCAGCGCATCTTTGACTTTCTCAACTCCCGGCCTGACCTCCATGTCCAG GCACAGTTTGGCACGCTCTCTGACTACTTTGATGCGCTGTACAAGAAAGTGGGCATTGTGCCAGGGATGAGGCCACCCGGCTTCCCAGTTTTGACTGGGGATTTCTTCTCGTATGCGGACCGGGAGGATCACTACTGGACAGGATACTTCACCTCCCGGCCGTTCTACAAGAGCCTGGACCGGGTGCTGGAGGCCCACCTCCG GGGGGCAGAGATCCTGTATAGCCTGGCACTCGCCCATGCCCGCCGTGCCAGCGCTGATGGCAGGTACCCACTCTCTGACTACGCCCTCCTGAGCAACGCTCGCCGCAACCTGGGCCTCTTCCAGCACCACGATGCCATCGCCGGCACCGCCAAGGAGGCTGTGGCCGTGGACTATGGAGTCCG gctgctccactCCCTCACCAACCTCAAGCATGTCATCATCAATGCTGCACACTACCTTGTGCTGGGGGACAAGGACACATACCGCCATGACCCGGCTGCACCGTTCCTTGGCATG GATGAGACACGCTCCAGCCAGGACTCTCTCCCAGAGAAGACAGTGATCAAACTGGACACCTCACCTCG GTTCCTGGTGGTGTTCAACCCGCTGGAGCAGGAGCGCCTGAGCGTGGTGCCGGTGCTGGTGGACTCCCCGCACGTGCGTGTGCTCTCCGAggaggggcagcccctgccctcccagctcagtgcaATGTGGAACTCTGCCACTGATGTGGTGCCTGATGTCTACCAG GTGTCTGTCCTGGCCCGCCTGCCCGCACTGGGGCTGCgcgtgctgcagctgcagaagtcCTTGGATGGCCATGCCACGCCAAAGTCCTCCACGCGCCTCTACCTACATGGCCGGGACGTGCCCGTGCGTAAGCCCAAGGCTGTGCCCCTGCACATCTTCCCGGCTGCTGCTGACGACTTCTGCCTGGAGAACCAGCACCTGCAGGCCTGCTTCTTGGGGCGCACGGGCCTGTTGCAG AGCCTCCGCCAAGagggggaggagcaggggcacAGGGTGAGCAGTGAATTTCTCATCTACGGTACCAGGACCTCCAAGGACAAAAGTGGGGCCTATCTCTTCCTGCCTGACGGCGAGGCCAAG ccctaCGCTCCCAAGGACCCCCCAGTGGTGCGGGTGACAGAGGGACCCCTCTTCTCAGAGGTTGCCAGCTACTACCAGCATGTCCAGACCGTGGTGCGGCTGTACAATGTGCCAG GAGTGGAGGGCCTGTCCCTGGATGTGTCCTGCCTGGTGGACATCCGTGACCACATCAACAAGGAGCTGGCCCTGCGCTTCAGCACTGACATTGAGAGTGATGACACCTTCTTCACGGACCTCAATGGTTTCCAG ATCCAGCCCCGCAGGTACCAGCGGAAGCTGCCACTGCAGGCCAACTTCTACCCAATGCCCACCATGGCCTACATTCAGGACACGCAGAGCCGCCTGACACTGCTCACGGCCCAGGCCCTGGGGGTCTCCAGCCTCCACAGTG GCCAGCTGGAGGTGATCCTGGACCGGCGTCTCATGCAGGATGACAACCGGGGCCTGGGCCAGGGGCTGAAGGACAACAAGCTTACCTGCAACCGGTTCCGGCTCCTCCTGGAGCGCCGCAGCACTGCCAACAAG GTGCAGGATGAGCGCCCCATCagcttcccctccctgctgagccacaTCACCTCCATGCACCTGAATGCTGAGGCCTTGGTCATGCCGGTGGCGCTGGAgaagccagccctgccagccctgcgcTCCTTTGTGCCCCTTGCCACCACCGTTCCTTGCGACTTCCACATCCTCAACCTGCggatgctgcaggcagag gatgaCTCACTACCATCAGCTGAGGCAGCACTGATCCTGCACCGCAAAGGCTTTGACTGCAGCCTGAAGGCTAAGAACCTGGGCTTCAACTGCACCACCAGCCAGGGCAAG CTGGCTCTGGGAGGCCTGttccaggggctggagctgggctctctgcaggcCACCTCACTGACACTGATGTACCCGCTGGGCACAGCCTCCAACAGCACCAACATCCACCTGGACCCCATGGAAATCGCCACGTTCCGCATCCGCCTGGGGTAG
- the UNC45A gene encoding protein unc-45 homolog A, producing MEEPVTAEQLRARGNALFQAGDHGAALAAYTEALSLSDAASERAVLHRNRAACYLKLEDYTKAEADATKAIEADGRDVKALFRRSQALQQLGRLDQAVTDLQRCMSLEPRNKAFQEALRALGSSMHEKMKAMSCTDSKVEQMFQILLDLDEKDADKKQKAAQNLIVLAREEAGAEKIFQSDGVRLLVQLLDTAKADLMLAALRTLVGLCSGHRSRTTAILAELGAPRLAAVLGVEHEQVSLAACNLLHVMFDSLKEGLQKDFRGKEDAVVLDSSRDLKLLIKHLLELLVLEGASAHGRDNALNLLIKVVPRKSPKETNNSLSLWVIDQGLKKILEVGSTVCGSLGSLPVTENSRMSTSVLLSKLYEDLKCDAERENFHHLCEDYVRSWFEGHELPGKLRAIQTVSCLLQGPSDAGNRVLELEGIMDSVLSLCASVCEAHQLVAVEALIHAADKAKRASFITANGVNLLKEIYKHSERDSIRIRALVGLCKLGSAGGTDFSMKQFAEGSTMKLAKQCRKWLCNEAIDAGTRRWAVEGLAYLTFDADVKEEFVEDKAAMQAMFHLAKSEDRSVLYAVASTLVNCTNSYDHEEPDPQMLELAKYAKQHIPEQHPKDKPEFVKRRVQKLLTAGVVSALACMVKSENPALTNSCRELISRVFLALVEQAEDRGGVVAQGGGKALIPLSLEGTEVGQTKAAQALAKITITSNPEMAFPGERIYEVVRPLVSLLHLQRTGLENFEGLMALTNLAGISERLRQKILKERAVPMIEGYMFEEHELIRLAATECMCNMAMSKEVQEMFLAEGSDRLKLMVLYSGEEDEKLRRAASGTLAMLTALHPPICKRIPQVTVHWLEILQALLLSPSAELQHRGAVVVMNMMAAARDVAEQLIASEMLEILSVLAKDKDKPRVAQAAQESLAHAVAYGLIKPNPGHA from the exons ATGGAGGAGCCG GTGACGGCGGAGCAGCTTCGGGCGCGGGGTAACGCGCTGTTCCAGGCGGGGGATCACGGAGCCGCCCTCGCTGCCTACACGGAAGCTTTGAGCCTGAGCGACGCCGCGTCGGAGCGCGCCGTGCTGCACCGCAACCGAGCCGCGTGTTACCTGAAGCTG GAGGATTACACTAAGGCAGAGGCTGATGCGACTAAAG CCATCGAAGCTGACGGCCGGGATGTGAAGGCGCTGTTCCGCCGCAGCCAGgcgctgcagcagctgggccgCCTGGACCAGGCCGTCACTGACCTGCAGCGCTGCATGAGCCTGGAGCCCAGGAACAAGGCCTTCCAGGAGGCCCTGcgtgccctgggcagcagcatgCACGAGAAG ATGAAGGCCATGTCCTGCACGGACTCAAAAGTGGAACAGATGTTCCAGATCTTGCTGGATCTTGATGAAAAGGATGCGGACAAGAAGCAGAAA gctgcGCAGAACTTGATCGTGCTGGCACGAgaagaggctggagcagagaaaaTCTTCCAGAGTGATGGTGTGcggctgctggtgcagctgctggaCACGGCCAAGGCTGACCTGATGCTGGCAGCCCTGCGCACActggtggggctgtgctccGGCCACCGCTCTCGT ACCACGGCCATCTTGGCAGAACTGGGGGCACCCCGTCTTGCAGCGGTGCTGGGCGTGGAGCATGAGCAGGTGTCCCTGGCTGCCTGCAACCTGCTGCACGTGATGTTCGATTCCCTGaaggaggggctgcagaaagACTTCCGTGGGAAGGAGGATGCAGTGGTGCTGG ATTCCTCCAGGGACCTGAAACTGCTGATCAAGCACCTCCTGGAGCTGCTAGTGCTAGAAGGGGCCTCAGCACATGGCCGTGACAATGCCCTCAATCTGCTCATCAAGGTGGTGCCCAGGAAGTCACCAAAGGAGACCAACAACAGCCTGAGCCTCTGGGTGATTGACCAGG GCCTGAAGAAAATCCTGGAGGTGGGCAGCACAGTGTGTGGCAGCTTGGGCAGCCTGCCCGTGACAGAGAACAGCCGAATGAGCACCTCTGTTCTGCTGAGCAAACTGTATGAGGACCTGAAATGTGATGCTGAGAGGGAAAACTTCCACCATCTGTGCGAGGACTATGTAAG GAGCTGGTTCGAGGGGCACGAGCTGCCGGGAAAGCTGCGGGCCATTCAGACAGTGTCGTGCCTGCTGCAGGGTCCCTCAGATGCAGGGAACAGGGTGCTAGAGCTGGAGGGGATCATGGACAGCgtgctgtccctctgtgcctctGTCTGTGAGGCCCACCAGCTGGTAGCGGTGGAGGCGCTGATCCACGCAGCTGACAAGGCCAAGCGTGCCTCCTTCATCACGGCCAACGGCGTCAACCTGCTCAAGGAGATCTACAAGCACAGCGAGAGGGACAGCATCCGCATCCGTGCGCTCGTG gggctctgcaAGCTGGGATCTGCCGGAGGCACAGACTTCAGCATGAAGCAGTTTGCCGAGGGATCCACCATGAAGCTGGCCAAGCAGTGCCGCAA GTGGCTCTGCAACGAGGCGATCGATGCGGGCACGCGGCGCTGGGCTGTGGAGGGCCTGGCCTACCTCACCTTCGATGCAGATGTCAAGGAGGAGTTTGTGGAGGACAAGGCAGCAATGCAGGCTATGTTCCACCTGGCCAAG TCAGAGGACAGGAGTGTGCTCTATGCCGTTGCCTCCACGCTGGTGAACTGCACCAACAGTTATGACCATGAGGAGCCAGACCCACAGATGCTGGAGCTGGCCAAATATGCCAAGCAGCACATTCCGGAGCAGCACCCCAAG GACAAGCCAGAGTTCGTGAAGCGGCGGGTGCAGAAGCTGCTGACGGCCGGAGTGGTGTCGGCTCTGGCCTGCATGGTGAAGAGCGAGAACCCGGCGCTCACCAACTCCTGTCGGGAGCTGATCTCCAG AGTATTCCTGGCACTGGTGGAGCAGGCAGAAGACCGGGGTGGTGTGGTTGCTCAGGGAGGAGGCAAG GCTCTGATCCCACTGTCTCTGGAGGGCACTGAGGTGGGGCAGACCAAGGCAGCACAGGCCCTAGCGAAGATCACCATCACCTCCAACCCGGAGAtggcattccctggggagcgg ATCTATGAGGTTGTGCGGCCCCTGGTCAGCCTCCTGCACCTGCAGCGTACAGGCCTGGAGAACTTTGAGGGGCTGATGGCCTTGACCAACCTGGCTGGCATCAGCGAGAGGCTGCG GCAGAAGATCCTGAAAGAGCGGGCTGTGCCCATGATTGAGGGGTACATGTTTGAGGAGCACGAGCTGATCCGGCTGGCCGCAACTGAGTGCATGTGCAACATGGCCATGAGCAAGGAG GTGCAGGAGATGTTCCTGGCAGAGGGCAGCGACCGGCTGAAGCTGATGGTCCTGTACAGTGGGGAGGAGGATGAGAAGCTGCGGCGGGCAGCGTCGGGGACCCTGGCCATGCTGACTGCCCTGCACCCCCCCATCTGCAAGCGGATTCCCCAGGTG ACGGTGCACTGGCTGGAGAtcctgcaggccctgctgctgagccccagTGCGGAGCTGCAGCACCGTGGCGCCGTGGTGGTGATGAACATGATGGCAGCTGCCCGGGACGTGGCCGAGCAGCTCATCGCCAGCGAGATGCTGGAGATCCTCTCTGTGCTCGCCAAGGACAAGGACAAACCGCGGGTGGCCCAGGCGGCGCAGGAGAGCCTGGCACACGCAGTGGCTTACGGCCTCATCAAGCCCAATCCTGGCCACGCCTGA